One genomic region from Oncorhynchus gorbuscha isolate QuinsamMale2020 ecotype Even-year linkage group LG13, OgorEven_v1.0, whole genome shotgun sequence encodes:
- the LOC123992762 gene encoding ribosomal RNA-processing protein 8-like: MLFAEEDEWNDDPEAKVLTKTVISSFKLSERTNITPKSIGKKKSLLRTLQTLGSVPNWNKSNSAPHEAGSDSEIEDILTPHTKRKKKRSKRGRNKVAVSGEEVEVIGDLGAKEKAAVPVVKKLIKAKKPLKAEFKKVKNTESIQGGSKQDSKSIKDEEKAAADAEIERLNRKQWKNKMKNKKKCKNKFKIPNGENTTPPETSVQKDTEDGPKAASDVNRETAVVQTPQRQTKKNKPQKDGECKTQKSKKVPEGKEMTFTETASTPGTVTDQNNKNFSEKKSKGGSQLKAVPLGNSKPPSEEEKLQMVREEQNPELHGSKRRKQEESKEQDRRREKLRRMLHGQSPEKKKLPAEQEETLTLEVKEASADRSAALRSRMEQRLESARFRYINEVLYTTSSGEAKRMFRQDPEAFGIYHRGFTAQVQRWPANPVDAIISYIRQKPASLVVADFGCGDCKIALSVKNEVHSFDLALICDRVTVCDMANVPLKDGTVDIAVFCLSLMGTNLGDFLVEANRVLVMGGILKIAEVASRFENVRNFMGALSSLGFKLVTKDTESSHFYSFEFEKIAEAPERIKKAGGLELRPCVYKKR; encoded by the exons ATGTTGTTTGCAGAGGAGGATGAGTGGAACGATGACCCAGAAGCCAAAGTTTTGACCAAGACGGTCATCAGCAGTTTCAAACTGTCTGAAAGGACCAATATCACG CCAAAAAGTATTGGGAAGAAAAAGAGTTTGTTACGGACCCTCCAAACACTGGGGTCAGTACCAAACTGGAACAAGAGCAATAGTGCCCCTCATGAAGCAGGCAGTGACAGCGAAATAGAGGACATACTGACACCACACACCAAGAGGAAGAAGAAAAGAAGCAAAAGAGGACGCAATAAAGTAGCCGTTTCAGGAGAAGAGGTAGAGGTCATTGGAGATCTGGGTGCCAAGGAGAAGGCTGCAGTGCCTGTTGTTAAGAAGCTAATAaaagcaaagaaaccactaaaagCAG AGTTCAAAAAGGTAAAGAATACAGAGTCCATTCAGGGCGGTAGTAAACAAGATTCAAAATCTATCAAGGATGAAGAAAAAGCTGCAGCAGATGCTGAGATTGAGAGATTAAACCGAAAGCAATGGAAAAACAAGATGAAGAACAAGAAGAAATGTAAAAACAAGTTCAAAATTCCAAATGGAGAGAATACCACTCCCCCAGAGACCTCTGTGCAAAAGGACACAGAAGATGGACCAAAAGCAGCATCTGATGTGAACAGGGAAACAGCGGTTGTCCAGACACCGCAACGCCAGACAAAGAAAAACAAACCGCAGAAAGATGGTGAGTGTAAAACACAGAAAAGTAAAAAGGTTCCTGAGGGAAAAGAGATGACCTTCACTGAGACTGCTTCCACTCCAGGCACAGTAACAGACCAAAACAACAAGAACTTTTCAGAGAAAAAGAGCAAGGGGGGCAGTCAACTAAAAGCAGTGCCACTAGGTAACTCTAAACCCCCAAGTGAAGAGGAGAAACTTCAGATGGTTAGGGAGGAGCAGAACCCAGAGCTACATGGCAGtaagagaaggaaacaggaggAGAGCAAAGAGCAGGACCGCAGGAGAGAGAAGCTCAGGAGAATGCTCCATGGCCAGAGCCCGGAAAAGAAAAAGCTACCTGCAGAGCAGGAGGAGACACTCACCCTAGAGGTGAAAGAGGCTTCTGCAGACCGCTCGGCTGCTCTGAGGTCCCGCATGGAGCAGCGTTTGGAGTCAGCGCGGTTCCGTTATATTAACGAGGTTCTGTACACCACATCTAGTGGGGAGGCTAAACGCATGTTCAGACAGGATCCCGAGGCCTTCGGCATCTACCACAGGGGCTTCACGGCACAGGTCCAGCGCTGGCCAGCTAATCCTGTTGATGCCATAATCTCCTACATACGCCAAAA GCCTGCCTCTCTGGTGGTGGCAGATTTTGGCTGCGGCGACTGCAAAATTGCGCTGAGCGTGAAGAACGAAGTGCACAGTTTTGACTTGGCACTTATCTGTGACCGTGTAACTGTCTGTGACATGGCTAAT GTACCTCTCAAGGATGGCACTGTGGACATAGctgtattctgtctctctcttatggGGACAAACCTTGGGGATTTCCTAGTTGAGGCTAACCGTGTGCTGGTGATGGG GGGTATCCTGAAAATAGCAGAGGTGGCAAGCAGATTTGAGAATGTGCGGAACTTCATGGGTGCTTTGTCCAGCCTGGGATTCAAGTTGGTCACAAAG GACACAGAGAGTAGCCACTTTTACTCCTTTGAGTTTGAGAAGATCGCAGAAGCTCCAGAGAGGATAAAGAAGGCAGGAGGACTGGAGCTGAGGCCTTGTGTGTACAAGAAACGATGA